In the Sediminibacter sp. Hel_I_10 genome, one interval contains:
- a CDS encoding DNA translocase FtsK, translating into MAKRKTKSKSKSKPSPKLNKSFRKIEMKLTSQQKLIFGSLLIILGVLMFIAFLSYLFTGDADQSTLSQLTQREVEAENWLNKLGAWVSDIFINQGFGVSSFIFSGLLFLSGIYITLDIPKTRLTRHWIWGTLIAIWLSIFFGFFSHRYDILGGIIGFEMNTFLKDYIGKIGTVLLLLFVFIIYLAIRFKVTGPAIVQFFKTAKSDIKSDLNNDRDEDSVVALDNDLTAEAEDIKSAFDLNADDSKKQPEKKIASEKPSESKVTFDVPVKVSEVKEDDTELDIEIETTEEEVSEEDNLSNKLVEDFGQFDPTLELSKFQFPPLNLLKKYDTEGITINQEELEENKNKIVETLNNYKIGISSIKATIGPTVTLYEIVPEAGVRISKIKNLEDDIALSLSALGIRIIAPIPGKGTIGIEVPNKSSTIVSMRSVIASQKFQKTDMELPIAFGKTISNETFVVDLAKMPHMLMAGATGQGKSVGLNAVLTSLLYKKHPAEVKFVLVDPKKVELTLFNKIERHYLAKLPDSEEAIITDNTKVINTLNSLCIEMDNRYEMLKNALCRNIKEYNVKFKARKLNPNDGHHFLPYIVLVVDEFADLIMTAGKEVETPIARLAQLARAIGIHLIIATQRPSVNVITGIIKANFPARIAFRVTSKIDSRTILDGSGADQLIGRGDMLYTQGNDITRIQCAFVDTPEVEKITEFIGGQKAYPDAYLLPEYVGEEGGTTLDNNIDDRDKLFREAAEIIVTAQQGSASLLQRKLKLGYNRAGRLIDQLEAAGIVGGFEGSKARQVLITDLVALDELLSNEG; encoded by the coding sequence ATGGCGAAACGAAAAACCAAATCCAAAAGCAAGTCAAAACCGTCTCCAAAGCTTAATAAATCATTTCGAAAAATCGAAATGAAGTTGACAAGCCAGCAAAAGCTCATTTTTGGGAGCTTGTTGATTATCTTGGGTGTTTTGATGTTTATTGCTTTTTTATCTTACTTATTTACGGGAGATGCAGACCAAAGCACCTTATCCCAATTAACTCAGCGTGAGGTTGAAGCCGAAAATTGGCTTAATAAATTGGGCGCTTGGGTAAGTGACATCTTTATCAATCAAGGATTTGGTGTATCCTCCTTTATATTCTCTGGCCTTTTATTTTTATCAGGAATTTATATCACTCTAGACATTCCTAAAACCCGTTTGACCCGTCATTGGATATGGGGAACACTCATTGCTATTTGGCTTTCTATTTTCTTCGGATTTTTTTCACACCGTTATGATATCCTAGGCGGAATCATCGGTTTTGAAATGAACACTTTTTTAAAGGATTATATTGGTAAAATTGGAACGGTACTTTTACTGCTCTTTGTATTCATCATCTATTTGGCCATTCGATTTAAAGTTACGGGTCCTGCCATCGTACAATTTTTCAAAACTGCGAAATCAGATATAAAATCAGACCTTAATAACGACCGAGATGAAGATTCCGTTGTAGCTTTAGATAACGACCTTACTGCCGAAGCTGAAGATATTAAATCTGCCTTCGATCTTAATGCAGACGATTCTAAAAAACAACCTGAAAAGAAAATCGCTTCGGAAAAACCTTCAGAATCAAAAGTCACATTTGATGTTCCCGTTAAAGTTTCCGAAGTAAAAGAAGACGATACCGAATTGGATATTGAGATTGAAACTACCGAAGAGGAAGTTTCCGAAGAAGATAATCTTTCAAATAAACTGGTTGAAGATTTCGGACAGTTTGACCCTACCTTAGAGTTAAGCAAATTTCAGTTTCCGCCGTTGAACCTTTTGAAAAAATACGATACTGAGGGGATCACAATCAACCAAGAAGAACTTGAGGAAAATAAAAATAAAATTGTTGAGACCTTAAACAATTATAAAATTGGAATCTCTAGCATTAAAGCTACCATTGGCCCTACAGTAACCTTGTATGAAATTGTACCAGAGGCTGGAGTTCGTATTTCTAAAATTAAAAATCTTGAAGATGATATTGCGTTGTCGCTCTCAGCTTTAGGGATTAGAATTATTGCTCCTATTCCTGGTAAGGGCACCATTGGTATTGAAGTTCCCAATAAGAGTTCTACCATTGTATCCATGCGCTCTGTGATTGCCTCACAGAAATTTCAAAAAACCGATATGGAACTGCCTATTGCTTTTGGTAAAACCATTAGTAACGAAACCTTTGTGGTAGATCTCGCCAAAATGCCACATATGCTTATGGCAGGTGCTACAGGTCAAGGAAAATCCGTCGGTTTAAATGCTGTGTTGACGTCCTTACTTTACAAAAAACATCCTGCGGAAGTTAAATTTGTTTTGGTAGATCCTAAAAAGGTGGAGCTTACGCTTTTTAATAAAATAGAACGCCATTATTTAGCAAAACTTCCAGACAGTGAGGAAGCCATTATTACAGATAATACTAAGGTTATCAATACCTTGAACTCCTTGTGTATTGAAATGGACAATCGCTATGAGATGCTCAAAAATGCACTCTGTAGAAACATTAAGGAATATAATGTCAAATTTAAGGCACGGAAACTCAACCCTAACGACGGGCATCATTTTTTACCATATATTGTTTTGGTGGTTGATGAGTTTGCCGATTTAATTATGACCGCTGGTAAGGAGGTAGAAACGCCTATTGCTAGGTTAGCGCAGTTGGCACGTGCTATCGGAATACATTTGATTATTGCGACACAGCGCCCTTCTGTTAACGTGATCACAGGGATTATTAAAGCGAATTTCCCTGCGCGTATTGCATTTAGGGTGACTTCTAAAATAGATTCGCGTACCATTTTAGACGGTTCTGGAGCCGATCAATTGATTGGTCGTGGAGACATGCTGTATACGCAAGGTAATGACATTACCAGGATTCAGTGTGCTTTTGTAGATACCCCTGAGGTTGAAAAAATCACGGAATTTATTGGTGGACAAAAAGCCTACCCAGATGCTTATCTTCTGCCAGAGTATGTAGGGGAAGAAGGTGGCACAACTCTTGATAATAACATTGATGACCGTGATAAATTGTTTAGAGAAGCTGCTGAAATCATTGTTACCGCACAACAGGGATCTGCCTCTTTACTACAACGAAAATTAAAACTGGGCTACAACAGAGCCGGACGACTGATAGATCAGTTGGAAGCTGCTGGTATTGTCGGTGGATTTGAGGGCAGTAAAGCACGTCAGGTGTTGATTACAGATCTTGTTGCTCTAGATGAACTCTTATCTAATGAAGGTTAA
- a CDS encoding outer membrane lipoprotein carrier protein LolA, with amino-acid sequence MKKLSILFTLLVGTLSFAQNSDKAEALLNDVYKKAKSYDNIAIDFKYVLNNASENINQETRGDVAMQGDKYRLNILGVTRIFDGKTMYTISPEDEEVTISSDNTEDENTITPSKMLSFYKEGYSYKMDIVQDVRGRKIQYVKLIPMDSNSEIKHILLGIDANTKHIYNLIETGKNGTQTTLTVNSFKTNEPVSKSLFTFDQSKYKNYYINKLD; translated from the coding sequence ATGAAAAAACTAAGTATACTTTTTACTCTTTTAGTAGGCACATTATCATTTGCACAAAATTCTGATAAAGCAGAAGCTTTATTAAATGACGTTTATAAAAAAGCAAAGTCTTATGACAATATTGCCATAGATTTTAAATATGTGCTCAATAATGCCAGTGAAAATATTAATCAAGAAACTCGTGGTGATGTCGCTATGCAAGGTGATAAATACCGTTTAAACATCTTAGGTGTGACCCGTATTTTTGATGGAAAAACCATGTATACCATTAGCCCAGAAGACGAGGAAGTTACCATTTCATCAGATAATACTGAAGATGAAAACACCATTACCCCTAGTAAAATGTTGTCTTTTTACAAAGAAGGTTATTCTTATAAAATGGATATTGTTCAGGATGTAAGAGGTCGTAAAATACAGTATGTAAAATTGATTCCTATGGATAGCAACTCTGAAATCAAACACATTCTTTTAGGTATTGATGCCAATACAAAGCATATCTACAATCTTATCGAAACTGGCAAAAATGGTACACAGACCACGCTTACTGTTAATTCTTTTAAAACGAACGAGCCTGTTTCAAAATCCTTATTTACTTTTGACCAGAGTAAGTACAAGAATTATTACATCAACAAATTAGATTAA